The genomic segment CTGGCGGCTACCCACACCTTCTCAGGAGGGTGAAGGATGATGTCCGTATCACCGATGAGGACATGGATGCCATCGCAGGGTTGATCCTTGAGGGTATTTACAGGTAGAGTGGAGGTTCGCAATGGGATTCACAGGTAAGTGCTATGGGGAGACGTCACCATCAAGGGTGAGCTTTGTCTCAAGGGAGATGCCACATGTTGGCGAGTACGTGGTGATGGAGTATGATGGCCGGCGGGTGCTTGGCATGATAGAGTCACTACTGCGGGGTGTCCCCGGGGTCACAGAGGACCTCAATGACCCCGAGACGGTTGAGAGGATAGTTAGGGTTACAGGGGGGCGGCAGTATCTCCGCGGCACAGTTAGAATACTTGGAGATGTTGAGACACTTGAAATTCCACGTGTACCCCCAGGGCCCGGGACAGAGGTCCGATCAGCAGACACAGAAACCCTCAGGAGGATATTCGGGCGGGGAAGCCTGACTCTTGGGAGGCTACTTTCTGCTGATGTACCATTCCGGGTTGACATAAACCGTATGGTCACAAGGCACATCGCGATACTTGCAGTTACAGGGGCGGGGAAATCCAACACCGTGGCCGTGATAGTTGATGAGCTCCTGCGGGCCGGTGGAACGGTCATAATCTTTGATATGCACTCAGAGTATGTGAGTGCGGAGTTCAACCATGGAAGTGTTAACCCTATAGGGGCTGCCATAAACCCGGCGAGGCTCTCCCTGAGGGAGATCAAGAGGCTTTCAAATGTTACAAAGAACGCCTACGTTCAGGAGAGGTACCTTTCAAGGGCCCACAGGAGGGTGGCACCTGAATTTGAGGGTGGTGGGGTATCCGCTGAGGACTTCCTGAGGAGGATGCATGAGGAGCTGGACCATCTGCTTGCAGAAAACAGCAGCGATAAGAGGAGCATAATCGATGTGCAGAACAAGCTGGAGTACATGGCAGAAGCCTATGATGAGATAATAGACCTGGAGACAGGGGGGATAATCGAGAGGCTCAGGTTAAACCATGCCAATGTGATCGACCTTGGCCTGGTGGATGAGACGGGATCTGATGTTATAGTGAGCCACGTCCTCCAGGAGGTCCTCCAGAGCAGGAAGGACTACATAAACCATGGGGAGGGACTTGAAACCCCAGTATTCATCGTGCTTGAGGAGGCGCATATCCTTGCACCCGCTGATCGGTCCACAGAGTCAAGGTACTGGATAAGCCGCGTGGCAAGGGAGGGGCGAAAGTTCGGCGTGGGACTTGCCCTTGTGAGTCAGAGCCCCAAGTCCCTTGATCCTGCAGCCCTCTCACAGGCCAATAACATGATAATAATGCGTCTGATCGAACCCAATGACCAGATGCATGTTCAGAGGGCCAGCGAGGCCCTCAGTGACGACCTCCTATCTCATCTACCGTCCCTGAATATCGGTGAGGCGGTTGTGGTTGGGCTCATGGCACCGGTCCCTGCAATGGTGAAGATAGGTGAATTCACAGGTAAGCTATCCGGGGGTGACCCTGACGTGGAGTCCATCTGGCGTGGGATGGGGGGTAAAGGATAAGTATTATTATCTCCAAGAGAATTACAGTGGTTTCCATGACAGCGGCAGATTTTAAGGATTTCTATGACGTGCTGGTTGAGAACCTTGAATCCTTCAACGGGGAATATGCATCCTTCATAGATCACGGTCCTAAACTCTTCAAGCTCCTGGCGGACTTCCTTGGCTATGAACACCTCAAGAGCCACCTCAGACTCAAAATAAGCGCGGCAATAGCCTACTATGTTGTGCCCATGGATGTCATCCCTGAGACGGTCTACGGTGCATACGGGTACATTGATGATATCTTCATAACAGCCTACGTCATAAGGATCCTGGCGGACGTCTATGGCTACGAGTTCCTCTCAGAGTACTGGGAGGGAGAGGAAGACCTTGAAGAGGTTGTTGAACTCTGCTATGAGAGATCAAAGGAGGTCCTCAGGGAGAAGACAACCGATGTGCTGGAATATGTGGGTTTGATCTGATCAGCTGTTTTCCTGGATTCTGTTCTCCCAGTTCATACCCTCAAGAACCCCCAGGATGTCATCAAGTGATTCCTTCTCTACAGTTAGTTCAATGAGGAGTTCAAAGCACTCATCATTCCTTAGGATCATGCACTTCTTCATTGATGGTAGGAGGTCCCCCAGTTCATTCATGGTATCCATGAGACCGTTACCACTTACAAGTCCGTTCATCATGAGGTTGAGGCTTTCGCCCCTGGGGTTTATGTAGATTATCTCCTTTCTGTGGATCATGTCCTCTGAGGGGACAGGTTCTGTTGCTGTAACCGGGGTTTCTTCTTGTTTTGAAGTCAGTGTATCCTGATCTTCTTCAGTATCTGATCCATGGTACCTTAGGTAGAGCTCCTCAACCTCGGAGTTGTGTTTAAGAATGAATCCCTCGGGGCCTTCCTCAAGGAGGTCATGCTCCTGGAGGGTCCATATACTGAAATCAAGTGTGCTGGGTTCATCAAAGTATTCAGTCAGGTCCTCCTTTTTGAAGGGTCCTTCACCTACGGCTTCCCTTATGTCCTTGAACATGTCCCATGCCAGTATCCTGTCATAGCATTCCCTGCACTCATCTCTTTTCCCATCAACTGTACTGTAGAAGCTGGATTTCTTGAGTTTCCTGCCGCATATTGGGCAGGTTCTGATCATATCTGATTCTGTAACAAGTTCCCCTTCACCGTAGGCTTCATGGAAGGCTTTGAGTTCCTCGTCTGGTTTAAGGGTGTAGGTATCGAAGGCCGGGTTGCTATCGATGAGGTCGAAGTCCTGCAGCAGCCAGATATGGCCCATGACTATAACCCTTTCATCCTCACTTTCTATGATGTCGTCAACAGCGAATTCCACACCTGGTTCAACAAGCTTTCTTATCTTAACGAGGGCCTCTGCAGCGCAGCGCCTCCTTGAGCATTCCTTGCATATGGGGGAGGTTCCATCGGATGAATTGAATTCTGTGGCGGGTTTTACCTCCCCGCACATTGAGCACTCCAGTTCATCCTTCTCAGGGGTCGCGGTGCTTTCGGTCTGAACTGGATCGGCTGATGCTGATTTGAGCCTTTTAAGATCCACATTCTCTATGATGAACTTCTGGACATCCTCTTCGGGTTTTAAAATGTAGGTCCCTGATTCCCCGTCGTGGTCAAGGAGGTTGAACTCTTCGAGTATCCAGATCATGGCTGTGAATTCTGTCCTCTCCACATCATCCATCCCGGCTGTGTAAATGTCAACTTTAATTTCATCCTCAGGTTTAAAAATTCTGAGGATTCTCTCAAGGGATTCGAGGGCATAGAGTTTCCTTGAGCATTCCCTGCAGATCCCCTGGGACATCTCAGTTTCGGTTTCAAGCTCTTCATGGCAGCCAGAACAGAGTTCAAGGCCACTGACGGATACTTTAGGTAATGAATCCTTTCTTTGATGGGATCCTACCGTTAGAGCTTCTTCATCTTCTGTCTGATCCGTTTCCTCTGCGCTGGTGGAATCCCTGGTTTCATTCTCCAGTATCGTTCCTGCTTTCAGGTCGACTGGATTGCCATCAGATCCGGGTTCATCAGTCCAGAGGTCATCGTCCGGGTTTTCAGAATGGAATTCATCCTTGGATGGATTATAAGATTCATTCATGGATTCTTCAGGTCTCATGGCGGTCCTGAAAAGTGATTCGGCTGCGGATTTGAAGCCCAGGTTGAGTTCCATGAAGTCATCGCATTTCTCAGATAAAACGTAAAGGGTTCTGAAGCTATTGAATCCCTGATTCTTTATGAACCCGTTCCCTTCACCGCTGACATGCTTCTTTATGAATCCCTCCCTGAGGAGAATCCAGAAGAGCC from the Methanothermobacter sp. K4 genome contains:
- a CDS encoding ATP-binding protein, producing the protein MGFTGKCYGETSPSRVSFVSREMPHVGEYVVMEYDGRRVLGMIESLLRGVPGVTEDLNDPETVERIVRVTGGRQYLRGTVRILGDVETLEIPRVPPGPGTEVRSADTETLRRIFGRGSLTLGRLLSADVPFRVDINRMVTRHIAILAVTGAGKSNTVAVIVDELLRAGGTVIIFDMHSEYVSAEFNHGSVNPIGAAINPARLSLREIKRLSNVTKNAYVQERYLSRAHRRVAPEFEGGGVSAEDFLRRMHEELDHLLAENSSDKRSIIDVQNKLEYMAEAYDEIIDLETGGIIERLRLNHANVIDLGLVDETGSDVIVSHVLQEVLQSRKDYINHGEGLETPVFIVLEEAHILAPADRSTESRYWISRVAREGRKFGVGLALVSQSPKSLDPAALSQANNMIIMRLIEPNDQMHVQRASEALSDDLLSHLPSLNIGEAVVVGLMAPVPAMVKIGEFTGKLSGGDPDVESIWRGMGGKG
- a CDS encoding YkvA family protein; this translates as MTAADFKDFYDVLVENLESFNGEYASFIDHGPKLFKLLADFLGYEHLKSHLRLKISAAIAYYVVPMDVIPETVYGAYGYIDDIFITAYVIRILADVYGYEFLSEYWEGEEDLEEVVELCYERSKEVLREKTTDVLEYVGLI